The following proteins come from a genomic window of Galactobacillus timonensis:
- the pglX gene encoding BREX-1 system adenine-specific DNA-methyltransferase PglX, translated as MNKSAIKNFAVWARNRLMNDVKTITGMYGITEKGISDPLPASTSQIQYFDIGTKQPVSLTGEDITSRKNIANSLKQAAEKSDYSTAYNLLIETTASSWFNRLAAIRYMEVNDYFDDGLRMLSSSEEGLVDPDIVATPFNSDLEFTDEERQQVIAWKNNNQNNELFRFLLLKRCNRLSQSMPGLFEKKNDSSEFLLRPSYIDQDGVIYHLTHDIDEDDWKDQVQIIGWLYQYYNAELKDDTFKQLKKNNKISKERIPSATQLFTPDWIVRYMVENSLGRIYINHRIIDGVYADGLGLDEMTDDEISENRISSEKVIADQFGWKYFIPEAHQSRIIEEQFDNEWRAEKLEPEDLTFIDPSMGSGHILVYAFDVLMRIYQSYGYTDRDAVRSILTYNLYGLDIDERAYQLAYFAVLMKARQYDRRILSRGIVPHVYAIEESNDINYAHLKYIGNKLPDSERKNGIAELERLLDDFRDAKIYGSIIKVQNYNFDSLRKLLDATDSGIGSTVKEETIGIEDNIAKIRRIIDIAEVMQRRYMVTVTNPPYMGGSNMNAKLSAYVKNNYPDSKSDLFSVFMEVCSRQIKQNGLYAMITQQSWMFLSSFEKLREKITGNTTVNMVHLGARAFDDIGGEVVQTTTFVNYGKRYPNYKGAYIRLVDFNGEELQRQKTLEAISNHNCGYYYETCSDNFAKVPGMPVAYWISKKILDSFTKGTKIGDIVEVVTGMSTGNNDEYLRVWSEVSFNRIALYKSDMSSIDLSTTPWIPYNKGGEARKWYGNNNHIVKWSESSHFHRARPTFSHLYLMAGITWSFVTSGMFSARYYPNGFLWDVAGSPCVINDRDTMLYVLGYLSTNIANQILKIINPTLNCQVIDIQRTPILLKKEVEKNVDSISNFCIRISRAEWDSFETSWDFKRHPLLPRLATGSEAVFIDKGNIFGSLTYSSNRISDAFKYWKEECDNRFNQLKSNEEELNRIFIDIYGLQDELTPEEDDSDVTVRKADLTRDIKSLISYAVGCMFGRYSLDEDGLVYAGGTFDMNRYHIFIPDNDNVLPITDEKYLDDDIVHRFCDWTSVVYGKETLEENLDYIAKALGDKEGTSRECIRNYFLNEFFKDHCSTYSVTGSGKRPIYWLFDSGKQNAFKALVYMHRWDENTIGRVRLYTHEIQSKYETEMKTVEADINQSTDNRQIARDEKRLDHLKKQVVEIKEYDEKLEHLAAEHITIDLDDGVKVNYEKVQTDRNGKKYQILAPIK; from the coding sequence ATGAATAAATCGGCAATAAAAAACTTTGCAGTCTGGGCAAGAAACAGACTGATGAATGATGTTAAAACAATTACAGGAATGTATGGAATTACTGAAAAAGGTATTTCCGATCCATTACCTGCTTCTACAAGCCAGATCCAGTATTTTGATATTGGTACGAAGCAACCAGTATCACTGACTGGAGAAGATATAACAAGTAGAAAGAACATTGCCAATAGTTTAAAACAAGCCGCAGAAAAGTCCGATTATTCAACTGCATATAATCTGTTAATTGAAACGACTGCATCATCCTGGTTTAACCGTTTAGCTGCCATTCGCTACATGGAAGTAAACGATTATTTTGATGATGGATTAAGAATGCTTTCTTCCTCAGAAGAAGGCCTGGTGGATCCAGATATCGTTGCTACTCCGTTTAATTCAGATCTTGAATTTACCGATGAAGAAAGACAGCAGGTTATTGCCTGGAAGAATAACAACCAGAACAATGAATTGTTCCGCTTTCTCTTATTAAAGAGATGTAACCGGCTTTCACAATCCATGCCTGGTTTATTTGAAAAGAAGAATGATTCTTCAGAGTTTCTACTAAGACCAAGCTATATCGATCAGGATGGAGTCATTTATCATCTGACACATGATATTGATGAAGATGACTGGAAAGACCAGGTACAGATCATTGGGTGGCTGTATCAGTATTACAATGCAGAACTAAAGGATGATACCTTTAAGCAATTAAAAAAGAACAATAAGATTTCCAAGGAAAGAATCCCATCTGCTACGCAGCTGTTTACACCAGACTGGATTGTTCGCTACATGGTAGAAAATTCCCTTGGAAGAATTTACATCAATCATCGCATTATTGATGGTGTTTATGCCGATGGACTTGGTCTTGATGAAATGACAGATGATGAGATCTCTGAAAATAGGATCTCATCAGAAAAAGTAATTGCTGATCAGTTTGGGTGGAAATACTTCATCCCGGAAGCACACCAATCAAGAATAATTGAAGAGCAATTTGACAATGAGTGGAGAGCAGAAAAGCTGGAACCAGAAGATCTAACTTTCATTGATCCATCAATGGGAAGCGGCCATATTCTGGTCTATGCTTTTGATGTGCTCATGCGGATCTATCAGTCATATGGCTATACAGATAGAGATGCAGTCAGATCAATTCTTACTTATAACCTGTATGGCCTGGATATTGACGAAAGAGCATATCAGCTTGCTTATTTTGCAGTATTAATGAAAGCAAGACAGTATGATCGTAGGATTTTATCCAGAGGTATCGTTCCACATGTTTACGCCATCGAAGAAAGCAATGACATTAACTACGCTCATCTCAAATATATTGGCAATAAGCTTCCTGATTCAGAGAGAAAGAATGGTATTGCAGAGCTTGAAAGGCTTCTGGATGATTTCAGAGATGCAAAGATTTATGGATCCATTATCAAAGTACAGAACTATAACTTTGATTCCTTAAGAAAACTCCTGGATGCAACAGACAGCGGTATTGGATCAACAGTTAAAGAAGAAACAATCGGAATTGAAGATAACATCGCAAAGATCAGAAGAATCATAGACATCGCAGAAGTGATGCAGAGAAGATACATGGTTACTGTTACTAATCCACCATACATGGGCGGAAGCAATATGAATGCCAAGTTATCTGCATATGTAAAGAACAATTATCCGGATTCTAAGTCAGATCTTTTCTCTGTATTCATGGAAGTTTGTTCAAGACAGATCAAACAAAATGGTTTGTATGCGATGATTACGCAGCAATCCTGGATGTTTCTTTCAAGTTTTGAAAAGTTGAGAGAAAAGATAACAGGTAATACAACAGTAAATATGGTTCATCTTGGAGCCAGAGCATTTGATGATATTGGCGGTGAAGTAGTACAGACTACCACTTTCGTCAATTATGGGAAGAGATATCCAAATTATAAAGGCGCATATATTCGATTGGTTGATTTTAATGGTGAAGAACTACAACGCCAGAAAACTCTGGAAGCAATATCCAATCATAACTGTGGCTATTACTATGAGACCTGCAGTGATAACTTTGCTAAGGTACCTGGAATGCCGGTGGCATATTGGATTAGCAAAAAAATATTAGATTCTTTTACTAAGGGAACAAAAATCGGAGATATTGTTGAAGTGGTTACAGGAATGTCTACAGGTAATAATGATGAATATCTACGTGTTTGGTCAGAGGTGAGTTTTAATAGAATTGCGCTATATAAGAGTGACATGAGCTCTATAGATCTTTCAACTACTCCTTGGATTCCATATAACAAAGGGGGAGAAGCTAGAAAATGGTATGGCAATAACAATCATATAGTTAAATGGAGTGAATCTAGTCATTTTCACAGAGCAAGACCAACATTTAGTCATTTGTATTTAATGGCTGGAATAACATGGTCTTTTGTGACTTCAGGAATGTTCTCTGCCCGATATTATCCTAATGGCTTCCTTTGGGATGTGGCCGGTTCACCGTGTGTCATAAATGATAGGGATACTATGCTTTATGTCTTAGGGTATTTATCCACCAATATTGCAAATCAAATTTTGAAGATCATAAATCCAACATTAAATTGTCAGGTGATTGATATTCAACGAACACCAATCTTGTTAAAAAAAGAAGTTGAGAAAAATGTGGATTCAATTTCAAACTTTTGTATTCGTATTTCTAGAGCGGAGTGGGATTCCTTTGAAACTTCATGGGACTTCAAACGTCATCCTCTTCTTCCAAGACTAGCAACAGGAAGCGAAGCAGTGTTTATTGATAAAGGCAATATCTTTGGCAGTCTTACTTATTCTAGTAACAGGATCAGTGATGCATTCAAATACTGGAAAGAAGAGTGTGATAATCGCTTTAATCAGCTGAAGAGCAATGAAGAAGAACTGAATCGTATCTTCATTGATATCTATGGTTTGCAGGATGAATTAACACCAGAGGAAGATGACAGCGATGTTACTGTACGTAAAGCTGATCTGACACGTGATATTAAGTCATTGATTTCCTATGCGGTTGGCTGCATGTTCGGTCGTTATTCTCTGGATGAGGATGGATTGGTTTATGCGGGCGGTACCTTTGACATGAACAGGTATCATATCTTTATTCCTGATAATGACAATGTTCTTCCTATTACCGATGAGAAGTATCTGGATGATGATATTGTTCATAGGTTCTGTGATTGGACCAGTGTTGTTTATGGAAAAGAGACTTTGGAAGAGAATCTGGACTATATAGCTAAGGCATTAGGGGATAAAGAGGGTACAAGCAGAGAATGCATTCGGAATTATTTCTTGAATGAGTTCTTTAAAGATCATTGTTCAACATATTCAGTTACTGGTAGTGGGAAACGCCCGATTTACTGGTTATTTGACAGTGGAAAGCAGAATGCATTCAAAGCATTGGTCTATATGCACCGCTGGGATGAGAATACGATTGGACGTGTACGTCTCTATACACATGAAATCCAGAGCAAATATGAGACTGAGATGAAGACCGTTGAGGCTGATATTAATCAAAGCACTGATAATCGTCAGATTGCCCGTGATGAAAAGCGTCTGGATCATCTGAAAAAGCAGGTGGTTGAAATCAAGGAATACGATGAAAAGCTGGAGCATCTTGCGGCTGAGCACATTACGATTGATTTGGATGATGGTGTAAAGGTGAATTACGAAAAAGTACAGACAGATCGTAATGGGAAGAAGTATCAGATACTTGCGCCAATTAAGTAA
- a CDS encoding RNA-binding domain-containing protein: MPEDKAVEQLKNSLLHLREGDTVELKKSSDLPTSFWETYSSFSNTNGGLIVLGVYEQKEENEILGVNHPEHILETLWNNFSNPEKVSFRTVNNQDVSTAVIDDKTVVLVHVNEAPDGKKPVYINGKMENSYIRTGDGDRRATKDEIAAFLRNAKPGMDALAADRCTMEDLDDDSILVFKQIVNSRFPKKKYLEMNNLDFLIEIGGCIKNRATNKIEVLRGTLLFFGRVNSIKEYYPHFHLDYFNRKGNNPRWIDRVSDDEPGDVEMNLFNFYRIVDEKLKNLLMDSFKLDENQVRVAPSDFDETIRECLVNCLAHADYAQGYPSLKIEAYDGWFRFFNPGQMLISEEQFRLGGDSRPRNEIVMKMFRLIGASERQGFGGPLIFKAAQRNDFRQPEVDTNLEHTEVRVWDIDLADSYPELTSTEKNALRYITKGRGETSIKNIKEVTKVNDYQTRKALKVLEDKNIITKVGNGSSTRYVLKEGSKEFVTQLQILLDVLKNRA; encoded by the coding sequence ATGCCTGAAGACAAAGCAGTAGAGCAATTAAAGAACTCACTTTTACATTTAAGAGAGGGAGATACTGTTGAACTGAAGAAATCATCTGATCTTCCTACTTCTTTCTGGGAAACATATTCTTCTTTCTCAAATACCAATGGAGGTCTGATTGTACTTGGTGTTTATGAGCAGAAAGAAGAAAATGAAATTCTTGGTGTAAACCATCCGGAACATATTCTTGAAACGTTATGGAATAACTTTTCTAATCCGGAAAAGGTTAGCTTCCGGACTGTGAACAATCAGGACGTATCTACTGCTGTTATAGATGATAAAACAGTTGTTCTGGTTCATGTCAATGAAGCTCCAGACGGCAAGAAGCCTGTTTATATTAACGGAAAAATGGAGAATTCCTATATTCGTACTGGCGATGGTGACCGTAGAGCAACCAAAGATGAGATAGCTGCATTTTTGCGGAATGCAAAACCGGGAATGGATGCCCTTGCTGCAGATAGATGCACCATGGAAGATCTTGATGATGATTCTATACTGGTGTTCAAGCAGATTGTTAACAGCAGATTTCCAAAGAAGAAGTATCTGGAAATGAATAATCTGGATTTTCTCATTGAAATCGGCGGCTGTATCAAGAACCGTGCAACAAATAAGATTGAAGTACTAAGAGGTACCTTGCTTTTCTTTGGAAGGGTAAATTCAATTAAAGAATATTACCCTCATTTCCATTTGGATTACTTCAACCGGAAAGGGAATAACCCCAGATGGATTGATCGAGTTTCAGATGATGAGCCCGGCGATGTTGAAATGAATCTTTTCAATTTCTATCGCATCGTAGATGAAAAACTAAAGAATCTGCTTATGGATTCATTTAAGCTTGATGAAAACCAGGTAAGGGTTGCTCCCTCAGATTTTGATGAAACCATCCGTGAATGCCTTGTTAATTGTCTGGCACATGCTGACTATGCACAGGGGTATCCATCATTAAAGATTGAAGCATATGACGGATGGTTTCGGTTCTTTAATCCTGGACAAATGCTGATATCAGAAGAACAGTTTAGACTTGGCGGAGATTCCAGGCCAAGAAACGAAATTGTAATGAAAATGTTCCGGTTAATCGGTGCATCCGAAAGACAGGGATTTGGCGGCCCATTGATTTTTAAGGCTGCCCAGAGAAATGATTTCAGGCAGCCGGAAGTGGATACTAATCTGGAACATACGGAAGTGCGTGTATGGGATATAGATCTGGCTGATTCTTATCCTGAACTTACTTCTACTGAAAAGAATGCTCTGCGATATATTACAAAAGGAAGGGGAGAAACCTCCATAAAAAATATCAAAGAAGTGACAAAAGTGAACGACTATCAAACGCGAAAGGCTTTGAAGGTGTTGGAAGATAAAAATATTATTACTAAGGTTGGAAATGGTTCTTCTACAAGATATGTATTAAAAGAAGGATCCAAGGAATTTGTTACTCAGCTGCAGATCCTTCTGGATGTCCTGAAGAATCGAGCGTAA
- the pglZ gene encoding BREX-1 system phosphatase PglZ type A: MDELNLSEIEKKLNTVFESGERLVFWYDPEGSFVDSVNHLNLKDVKIWHLTEKNAYRTKLLLEHEDSESKYLIYAPFEKPDAAHNHLEDTVLYSKRFYADRLSLIVADIGLPDSFRNKILKLSAFFGIGKKPTKACNVRTNEFIETAKEINLADKEPEFASILAMCIISKAKNITEDDLFYAVLSSGNIEEQTIIKEFENLGLAEDFWDLCESRYGYNDPKATLLKFVLSLFAVYTAKDLSNPPASWRIFNQSGMKEKASSISVLLENMMNNVRYQAYFNNLSDLAANRLNAETFLASQPIEELLKVQSFRIVDQEIIHWIIDRERAEEQNASLNGFDIPSICEMRTKMHFGSEFEREYALLLAGYHLLSASGYKPKTELKNQIVSYIENDYQIDNSYRKLIYALDSIEDTSKFEDLITLLQNIYQNDYLEKNAQAWNCAFENNNFEKVIPTQNDFYRTYVSGKGKTVVIISDALRYETGRELAGKLTQDPNCDVKLDAIMGPIPSYTDLGMPMLLPHHQMDMTENYEVLADGMSTKGTLAREKILQKREPNSTTMQYEDAVNAKVMDLRAKITGKQVIYIYHNTIDDTGEHHNERDVFTACDRAISDIFSLIKRMSKGCNVQHFVVTADHGFIYSRKNVTETDKLENKASKSAKTDRRFIIDQEKLEADGVFCMSLGKSLNNDDPRWVMLPKGMSVFKTQGGGMNYVHGGSSPQELIVPVINIYTQKGKVDTTDVTLTLVTPIHKITNLKVKLKFFQSQAVSDTVKKAYFRIHFESEDGEMISNEVIISADSTDQNPTAREYELTFNFKRKSYDNNEHRYFLKIVNDKTGAEVLSNQVIMDLPFTNDFGF; this comes from the coding sequence ATGGATGAATTAAATCTTTCAGAAATAGAAAAAAAACTAAATACAGTATTTGAGTCTGGCGAAAGACTTGTCTTCTGGTATGATCCGGAAGGCTCTTTTGTTGATTCTGTAAATCACCTAAATCTGAAAGATGTAAAGATATGGCATCTGACTGAGAAAAATGCTTATCGAACCAAACTGCTGCTGGAACACGAAGATTCAGAAAGTAAGTATTTGATCTATGCACCGTTTGAAAAGCCGGATGCTGCACATAACCATCTGGAAGATACAGTACTTTATTCTAAACGATTCTATGCGGACAGACTATCTTTGATAGTTGCTGATATTGGTTTACCAGATTCCTTTCGGAACAAAATCTTGAAACTTTCTGCATTCTTTGGCATAGGTAAAAAGCCAACTAAAGCATGTAACGTTCGTACAAATGAATTTATCGAAACAGCAAAAGAAATCAATCTTGCAGATAAGGAACCTGAATTTGCATCAATCCTTGCCATGTGCATTATTAGTAAGGCAAAAAATATTACTGAGGATGATCTATTCTATGCTGTACTTTCTTCTGGAAATATTGAAGAACAGACCATCATTAAAGAATTTGAAAATTTAGGACTGGCAGAAGACTTCTGGGATCTTTGTGAAAGCAGATATGGATATAACGATCCCAAGGCAACATTACTGAAGTTTGTACTATCACTGTTTGCCGTTTACACAGCAAAAGACCTGTCCAATCCACCTGCTTCCTGGCGAATATTCAATCAGTCGGGAATGAAAGAAAAGGCTTCTTCCATCAGTGTACTGCTTGAGAACATGATGAATAATGTCAGATATCAGGCATACTTTAATAATCTATCTGATCTTGCTGCTAATAGATTAAATGCGGAAACATTTCTCGCCAGCCAGCCAATTGAAGAACTTCTGAAGGTACAGTCTTTTCGTATTGTAGATCAAGAAATCATTCACTGGATCATTGATCGTGAAAGAGCGGAAGAGCAAAATGCATCTTTGAATGGTTTTGATATTCCATCAATCTGTGAGATGCGTACTAAGATGCATTTTGGTTCAGAGTTTGAACGGGAATATGCATTATTGTTAGCAGGATATCATCTGCTGTCTGCTTCCGGCTATAAACCAAAGACAGAATTAAAGAATCAGATTGTTTCTTATATAGAAAATGACTATCAGATTGACAACAGCTATCGCAAGTTAATCTATGCACTGGACAGTATTGAAGACACATCAAAATTTGAAGATCTGATTACTTTGCTTCAGAATATTTATCAGAATGACTATCTGGAAAAAAACGCACAGGCATGGAATTGTGCGTTTGAAAATAATAATTTTGAAAAGGTTATCCCTACACAGAATGATTTTTATAGAACCTATGTTTCTGGAAAAGGAAAGACGGTTGTCATTATTTCCGATGCACTCCGTTATGAAACGGGAAGAGAACTGGCAGGTAAGCTTACTCAGGATCCAAACTGTGATGTAAAACTGGATGCGATTATGGGACCGATTCCTTCCTATACCGATCTTGGCATGCCTATGCTGCTGCCTCATCATCAAATGGATATGACAGAGAACTATGAGGTACTTGCAGATGGTATGTCGACAAAAGGCACACTGGCAAGAGAAAAGATCCTGCAGAAGCGTGAGCCGAATTCAACAACCATGCAGTATGAGGATGCAGTGAATGCTAAGGTGATGGATCTAAGAGCTAAGATCACTGGAAAACAGGTGATCTATATTTATCACAATACAATTGATGATACAGGTGAGCATCATAACGAAAGAGATGTTTTCACTGCATGTGATAGGGCTATTAGTGATATTTTCAGTCTGATTAAGCGCATGTCTAAAGGTTGCAATGTCCAGCACTTTGTAGTTACAGCAGATCATGGCTTTATTTACAGCCGGAAGAATGTAACTGAAACAGATAAACTGGAGAACAAGGCATCAAAGAGTGCAAAAACAGACCGCCGTTTCATTATTGACCAGGAAAAGCTTGAGGCGGATGGCGTATTCTGCATGTCACTTGGAAAATCACTTAATAACGATGATCCCAGATGGGTGATGTTACCAAAAGGAATGAGTGTATTTAAAACACAGGGCGGCGGCATGAACTATGTACATGGAGGCTCTTCCCCACAGGAGCTGATCGTACCTGTGATCAATATATATACACAGAAGGGAAAAGTCGATACAACGGATGTTACACTTACACTTGTAACTCCGATTCATAAAATTACTAATCTGAAAGTAAAGCTGAAATTCTTCCAGTCACAAGCAGTCAGCGATACGGTAAAGAAAGCATATTTCAGGATTCACTTTGAATCCGAGGATGGAGAGATGATTTCTAATGAAGTCATCATTTCAGCAGATTCAACTGATCAGAATCCTACTGCTAGAGAATATGAACTAACATTTAACTTCAAGAGAAAGTCTTATGATAATAACGAGCATCGTTATTTCTTGAAGATTGTCAACGATAAGACAGGAGCTGAAGTGCTCAGCAATCAGGTAATCATGGATCTTCCATTTACCAATGATTTTGGTTTTTAA
- the brxL gene encoding protease Lon-related BREX system protein BrxL, translating into MTEIQEIDKREVIKAKLRQGFDGKIVRKDLTQKIKEGANVPTYVLEFLLGQYCSSDDEEIIREGVETVKKILADNFVRPDEAEKVLALLRQRGSFTVIDRISVILDLKNDEYKAEFSNLGLKYIPVDEEYPSKYDRLLCGGIWCIVQLSYQYDEEDKKGSPIHIDKLTPIQMPHVDINEYKQGRKAFTEEEWMDVIMRSVGMEPDKLSLREKWLLLARIIPLVENNFNLCELGPRSTGKSYIYKEISPNSILVSGGQTTVANLFYNMSTKQIGLVGLWDCVAFDEVAGIKFKDKDGVQIMKDYMASGSFARGKEEKSATASMVFVGNINQSVDVLLKTSSLFDPFPPEMGTDTAFLDRMHAYIPGWEIPKFRPEHFTQDYGFITDYFAEVCRELRKESFGDSIEKYFRLGNNLNQRDTIAARKMVDGFIKIMYPDGEFTKEQLEEILRLSLELRRRVKEQLKKLGGMEFYDVNFSYIDNETFEEKYVTVPEQGGGTLIPEGVCNPGQVYTVSRGSNGMIGVFRLESQMLPGNGKFKNTGLGTNRSSKEAVETAFNWLKANASRISGHVSTTNKDYIIDYRDLQGIGMTDKLTLPTVIAICSIAIGKPTVSSLAVLGDISIAGTVSKVDNLADTLQVCLDSGAKKVLLPITSATDLGAVPAELVGKFNLIFYQNAEDAVFKALGVE; encoded by the coding sequence ATGACAGAAATACAGGAAATAGACAAAAGAGAAGTGATCAAGGCGAAACTGCGGCAGGGCTTTGATGGAAAAATTGTAAGAAAGGATTTGACGCAAAAAATCAAGGAAGGAGCAAATGTTCCTACCTATGTTCTGGAGTTTCTTTTAGGACAATACTGCAGCTCAGATGATGAAGAGATTATCCGGGAAGGCGTAGAAACTGTTAAAAAGATTCTTGCAGATAACTTTGTGCGTCCTGATGAAGCAGAAAAAGTTCTTGCGTTACTGAGGCAGCGGGGAAGCTTTACTGTCATTGATCGTATTTCTGTCATACTTGATTTAAAGAATGATGAATACAAAGCTGAGTTTTCTAATCTTGGATTGAAATATATTCCTGTAGATGAAGAATATCCATCAAAATATGATCGCTTACTTTGTGGTGGAATCTGGTGCATTGTACAGCTTTCTTATCAGTATGATGAAGAAGACAAAAAGGGATCACCGATTCATATTGATAAGCTGACACCAATTCAGATGCCGCATGTTGATATCAACGAATATAAGCAGGGCAGAAAGGCATTCACAGAGGAAGAATGGATGGATGTCATCATGCGGTCTGTCGGAATGGAGCCTGATAAGCTTTCTCTGCGCGAAAAATGGTTACTTCTTGCTAGAATCATTCCGCTTGTAGAAAATAATTTCAATCTCTGTGAACTTGGCCCCAGAAGTACTGGCAAAAGCTATATCTATAAGGAAATTTCTCCTAACAGCATTCTGGTATCAGGAGGACAGACCACAGTTGCAAATCTCTTTTACAACATGTCTACCAAGCAGATAGGTCTTGTAGGCTTATGGGACTGTGTAGCATTTGATGAGGTTGCAGGAATTAAGTTTAAAGATAAAGACGGCGTGCAGATCATGAAGGATTATATGGCATCCGGATCCTTTGCTCGCGGCAAAGAGGAAAAATCTGCAACAGCATCCATGGTGTTCGTTGGCAACATCAATCAAAGTGTTGATGTATTGCTGAAAACATCCAGCCTCTTTGATCCATTTCCGCCGGAAATGGGAACGGATACTGCATTTCTGGATCGTATGCATGCGTATATCCCGGGCTGGGAGATTCCAAAGTTCAGACCCGAGCATTTTACACAGGACTATGGATTTATTACAGACTATTTTGCAGAAGTGTGCAGAGAACTTAGAAAAGAATCATTCGGAGATTCTATCGAAAAGTACTTCCGCTTAGGAAATAATCTTAATCAGCGGGATACCATTGCTGCCCGCAAGATGGTTGATGGCTTCATCAAGATCATGTATCCGGATGGAGAATTCACGAAAGAACAATTAGAAGAAATTCTCAGACTTTCACTCGAACTGCGAAGAAGAGTCAAAGAACAGCTAAAAAAGCTTGGTGGCATGGAATTCTATGATGTGAATTTCAGCTACATTGATAATGAAACATTCGAAGAAAAATATGTAACCGTGCCTGAACAGGGCGGTGGAACACTGATTCCTGAAGGGGTCTGCAACCCAGGACAAGTCTATACCGTATCAAGAGGATCGAATGGAATGATTGGCGTATTCCGCTTGGAAAGCCAGATGCTGCCTGGAAATGGTAAATTTAAAAATACAGGATTAGGTACAAATCGCAGCAGCAAGGAAGCAGTAGAGACAGCCTTCAACTGGTTAAAGGCTAATGCTTCTCGTATCAGTGGGCATGTTAGTACTACGAATAAGGATTACATCATTGACTACAGAGATCTGCAGGGAATTGGCATGACAGATAAGCTTACATTGCCTACTGTTATTGCTATCTGCTCTATTGCTATTGGAAAGCCAACAGTTTCTTCTTTAGCTGTGCTTGGAGATATTAGCATTGCTGGTACTGTCAGCAAAGTTGATAACCTTGCAGATACATTACAGGTATGCCTTGATAGCGGTGCAAAAAAGGTGTTGCTGCCTATTACTTCTGCAACGGATCTTGGAGCTGTGCCAGCAGAACTTGTTGGAAAGTTTAATCTGATTTTCTATCAAAACGCAGAAGATGCAGTGTTTAAAGCTTTGGGCGTTGAATGA